Proteins co-encoded in one bacterium genomic window:
- a CDS encoding T9SS type A sorting domain-containing protein: MKKFAFILLFFSLLVSQEFVVTNASRDQKFPVIASDRDCFLIVWEDQRYGIGNTDIFGVAMCDTGRLTPIFAVFGPAFYNEIRPAITTTSVGGEAFVTWLDYASDPTIDTTMLMSGVISCSGVSGSPTVIARIDTTGYESPAVAFSGDVYLNVWMFTGSRQQVKYAVLDTLSSLLGSYGTLSGPAGCYPDVAFNRFRFLVVWHDSTSSGEGIYAQYFDSAGMPIGSSFLLVNHPTATKPAVFGVYGRTPAESPFIIVWQENEGVTGQDIYVGKLTPPATTLSMTFPVVRRMGDQENPDIASDRHGFLIVWQDNRRETDIDIYGKYFNENLLPISRDTALCTARGAQIYPQVAYSSRFDKYMVVWQDRRSSLNWDIYAFMLDESPIYPTPYVATALPFENEILSCDSPIVFYLALDDPLDTMTVQITYGYGMYTASDPEVWIDSNKIFFHPDYPDSSEETLMVCLVRASDISGDTLAFRFCRHIIWDDLAPRVVSTSPSAGATITSPPLTINGTLNDVTKIILDSLVVNGRAFQPGDTGFSWNGINFSLDVRVSGVSLPETNIVCVHARDKNFCPNELHYCWRFLIRSGSPPSVVPHIPTPGSVTACSTQSIQVLINDPDGVDPTSIRMMVDSVTYNYPSHMTYTAPLLTFTLDTAFNEGEINVSVEYVEDVLGYHITSPVRWSFIVDRSPPTVDSCSYPDVFDTTLSGDFLIYASDAYTDSLTHRFCFISLYYHTGGLIRRWRRDSLLHPAPNVIGVEESKFLGAIRGASTSSSDTFRLCARLADGPKYCRPNMLDTCWRVIYISSGISEPRNIKPTIITLTASPNPFNSSVKLQYSVPGLGNIKIFTINGKLIYQKRVKGEGTVTWFGKSDDGVTMPSGVYIAMLTNGTEKQTCRMFLIR, translated from the coding sequence ATGAAGAAATTTGCTTTCATTCTTTTGTTCTTTTCACTTTTGGTTTCCCAGGAATTTGTGGTTACCAACGCCAGCCGTGACCAAAAATTTCCAGTCATAGCCTCGGACAGAGATTGCTTCCTGATAGTTTGGGAAGACCAGCGATATGGTATTGGCAATACAGACATTTTCGGCGTTGCCATGTGCGATACGGGAAGGTTAACGCCTATTTTTGCGGTATTCGGACCGGCATTTTACAACGAGATACGACCAGCAATAACGACAACAAGCGTCGGCGGCGAAGCGTTCGTGACATGGCTCGATTACGCCTCAGACCCGACAATAGATACAACGATGCTCATGAGCGGAGTTATCAGTTGTTCAGGAGTGTCGGGCAGTCCAACCGTTATAGCGAGGATTGACACCACAGGCTACGAAAGTCCAGCGGTAGCGTTCTCCGGCGATGTTTACCTCAATGTCTGGATGTTCACTGGCTCACGCCAGCAGGTTAAATACGCAGTTCTCGATACTCTTTCATCTCTGCTCGGAAGCTATGGAACCCTGTCAGGTCCCGCAGGATGTTATCCTGATGTTGCATTCAACAGATTCCGATTCCTTGTTGTCTGGCACGACTCCACATCATCAGGCGAGGGTATATATGCGCAATACTTCGATTCCGCCGGAATGCCTATAGGTTCGAGTTTCCTCCTGGTAAACCATCCTACCGCGACCAAACCCGCAGTCTTCGGTGTTTACGGCAGAACACCAGCAGAATCACCGTTCATAATAGTCTGGCAGGAGAACGAGGGTGTAACCGGGCAGGACATATATGTTGGCAAACTAACACCACCCGCCACAACACTTTCGATGACCTTCCCTGTGGTAAGAAGAATGGGGGACCAGGAAAATCCTGACATAGCGAGCGACCGCCACGGCTTTCTCATTGTCTGGCAGGACAATCGCCGCGAGACCGACATCGACATCTACGGAAAATATTTCAATGAAAATTTATTGCCCATAAGCCGCGATACAGCACTATGCACAGCGCGAGGAGCACAGATATACCCCCAGGTCGCCTACAGTTCAAGATTCGACAAATACATGGTCGTGTGGCAGGATAGAAGGTCATCGCTAAACTGGGACATCTACGCATTCATGTTGGACGAAAGCCCGATTTACCCGACCCCTTATGTTGCAACAGCTTTGCCATTCGAAAATGAGATTCTATCGTGTGATTCTCCAATAGTTTTCTACCTTGCTCTGGACGACCCGCTCGATACGATGACCGTTCAGATAACCTATGGATATGGGATGTACACTGCCTCAGACCCTGAAGTGTGGATTGACAGCAACAAAATCTTCTTCCACCCCGATTACCCGGATTCATCAGAGGAAACACTAATGGTATGCCTCGTTCGGGCTTCCGACATTTCGGGCGATACGCTCGCATTTCGATTCTGTCGCCACATAATATGGGACGACCTTGCCCCCCGAGTCGTCAGCACATCGCCATCGGCAGGAGCGACGATAACATCACCGCCACTCACCATAAACGGCACATTAAACGATGTCACTAAAATAATACTCGACAGCCTCGTCGTTAATGGCCGCGCATTCCAGCCCGGAGATACAGGCTTCAGTTGGAACGGTATAAATTTCTCCCTCGATGTCAGGGTATCGGGGGTTTCACTTCCGGAAACCAACATCGTTTGTGTTCACGCCAGGGACAAGAATTTCTGTCCCAATGAGCTTCACTACTGCTGGCGGTTTTTGATAAGAAGTGGCTCTCCACCTTCAGTGGTCCCGCACATTCCAACACCGGGAAGCGTAACAGCATGTTCAACACAGTCTATACAGGTTCTTATAAATGACCCGGATGGCGTTGACCCCACATCGATAAGAATGATGGTGGATTCGGTAACATACAACTATCCAAGCCACATGACCTATACGGCGCCTCTTTTAACTTTCACTCTTGACACGGCATTCAATGAGGGCGAGATAAATGTTTCTGTGGAATATGTTGAGGATGTGCTTGGCTACCACATAACCTCTCCAGTGAGATGGTCGTTCATAGTTGATAGAAGTCCGCCCACTGTAGATTCGTGCTCATATCCCGATGTGTTCGATACCACCCTGTCGGGGGATTTCCTCATCTATGCTTCGGATGCGTACACAGACTCATTAACACATAGATTCTGTTTCATCAGCCTTTATTATCACACAGGGGGTCTGATAAGGCGCTGGCGAAGAGATAGCCTTCTGCACCCCGCGCCAAATGTTATTGGTGTCGAAGAAAGCAAGTTCCTCGGTGCTATAAGAGGAGCAAGCACATCATCGAGCGATACATTCAGGCTTTGTGCAAGACTGGCTGATGGTCCAAAATATTGCCGCCCAAACATGCTCGATACATGCTGGCGCGTGATATACATAAGCTCCGGAATCAGCGAACCTCGCAACATTAAACCGACAATAATAACATTAACTGCATCACCTAATCCGTTCAACAGCTCAGTAAAACTTCAATATTCGGTCCCCGGGCTCGGCAACATAAAAATATTCACGATTAATGGGAAGCTTATCTACCAAAAGCGAGTCAAGGGTGAGGGAACAGTAACATGGTTCGGAAAATCGGATGACGGTGTGACAATGCCCTCGGGTGTATACATAGCCATGCTCACCAACGGCACGGAAAAGCAAACATGTAGAATGTTTCTCATAAGATAG
- a CDS encoding GHKL domain-containing protein, which yields MIIAAIFFALGLFLGWLLFRGSRRKVILESPKDSEIHELARSLAHEIRNPLNTIRMNLQLISEELGENERIKRRISLIEDEIKHLDMILKSFLDYTRLPAPKLERININKVVKNGVEMIQPRAGGIRIETSLAESLPMIYADKALITEVLQNLIQNALDASKSGDKIVVETGKSDIGVYFAVSDQGKGIPPEVMEKIFKPYFSTKQGGIGIGMAVVKKIVEAHNGKIWIQSRTGTGTRVVVELPIR from the coding sequence ATATTTTTTGCTCTCGGTTTGTTTTTAGGCTGGCTTTTGTTTCGCGGAAGCCGGAGAAAAGTCATCTTAGAATCCCCGAAGGACAGCGAAATACATGAACTCGCCCGTTCGCTTGCCCATGAAATAAGAAATCCGCTCAACACAATAAGAATGAACTTGCAACTTATATCGGAAGAACTGGGTGAAAACGAAAGAATAAAACGCAGAATAAGCCTGATAGAAGACGAGATAAAACATCTTGATATGATACTTAAAAGCTTCCTCGACTACACACGATTGCCAGCTCCCAAACTCGAGAGAATAAACATAAACAAAGTCGTAAAAAATGGTGTCGAGATGATTCAGCCTCGAGCGGGAGGAATACGGATAGAAACCTCACTTGCTGAGTCACTTCCTATGATTTATGCGGATAAGGCTCTGATAACAGAGGTTTTGCAAAACCTCATTCAAAATGCTTTAGATGCGAGCAAAAGTGGTGATAAAATAGTTGTAGAAACCGGGAAATCGGATATTGGGGTTTACTTCGCAGTCTCGGATCAGGGTAAAGGGATACCACCTGAGGTTATGGAAAAGATATTCAAGCCATACTTCTCCACCAAACAGGGGGGGATAGGGATTGGCATGGCGGTTGTCAAAAAAATTGTTGAGGCTCACAACGGCAAAATATGGATTCAAAGTCGCACTGGCACGGGCACAAGAGTGGTGGTCGAGCTTCCGATAAGATAA
- a CDS encoding aminotransferase class I/II-fold pyridoxal phosphate-dependent enzyme: MNEKLREFISYPFAELDSLKEKLKRAGRTIIDMGVGDPDFPPPKEIQGALVASLANPKTHNYPSYTGERELRQSFARFFLQRYKIKLDPEKNILVLIGTKEGIFHLPNAILNSGDIGAYTEPCYPVYRAGIVLAGGIPKELPLTEDNNFFPDLSTLDDNVKLLFINNPNNPTTQVATKEFYEKLVTKAHEKGFLIANDASYNEIYFSSPPPSILEIDGALDVAVEFHSLSKTFSMSGWRIGFVVGNSDAIFALSALKKNIDSGVFRAVQAAAKTAIDSYWQINDEIRAIYRDRVKTFKDALTKSGLESFNFGATFYIWTKIPDSFGSSFEFVKFLLEETGILAMPGENMGPSGKGFVRFSMTVPNRKIEEAMDRISKIKF; this comes from the coding sequence ATGAACGAAAAACTCAGGGAATTCATTTCATACCCGTTCGCGGAGCTCGATTCGTTAAAGGAAAAGCTCAAAAGAGCTGGCAGAACCATAATAGACATGGGAGTCGGCGACCCCGACTTTCCACCTCCAAAAGAGATTCAGGGGGCACTTGTAGCATCGCTTGCCAATCCAAAAACGCACAACTATCCATCGTACACCGGCGAGAGAGAATTAAGGCAAAGCTTCGCAAGATTTTTCCTGCAAAGATACAAAATAAAACTGGACCCCGAAAAAAACATACTCGTTCTTATTGGCACCAAGGAAGGAATATTTCATCTTCCGAACGCTATTCTAAACAGTGGGGACATTGGAGCTTACACAGAACCCTGCTACCCAGTTTATAGAGCAGGTATCGTTCTTGCCGGCGGAATCCCGAAAGAATTGCCGCTCACAGAGGATAACAATTTTTTCCCCGATTTATCGACACTCGATGATAATGTGAAGCTTCTTTTCATTAACAACCCAAACAACCCGACCACACAGGTTGCAACCAAGGAATTTTACGAGAAACTCGTTACAAAAGCTCATGAAAAAGGTTTCCTTATAGCCAACGATGCATCTTACAACGAGATTTACTTTTCATCACCGCCACCTTCGATACTTGAGATAGATGGAGCCTTGGATGTGGCAGTTGAATTTCACTCGCTTTCCAAAACTTTCAGCATGAGTGGTTGGCGGATAGGTTTCGTGGTGGGCAATAGCGACGCTATTTTTGCGCTCTCAGCCCTTAAGAAAAACATTGATTCAGGCGTTTTCAGGGCAGTGCAGGCGGCAGCAAAAACCGCGATAGATAGCTATTGGCAAATAAACGACGAAATAAGAGCGATATACCGCGATAGAGTGAAAACATTCAAAGATGCCCTTACAAAAAGCGGACTTGAAAGTTTCAACTTCGGTGCTACATTTTACATCTGGACCAAAATTCCCGATTCATTCGGGAGCTCGTTTGAATTCGTGAAGTTTCTGCTTGAGGAAACAGGGATACTCGCTATGCCGGGAGAGAACATGGGACCAAGCGGGAAAGGGTTCGTAAGGTTTTCGATGACCGTTCCCAACAGGAAAATAGAAGAGGCTATGGATAGAATATCAAAAATAAAATTTTAG
- a CDS encoding PAS domain S-box protein gives MRIFIENFIKLLPLMLPVFFILRLKRFKRLPIIFSDKAGKIPVKSFQELILQNIDDGVVLIDRNYRILTYNKAFQNIVGSDEDHKGKNLIDLLLPRDKVLFDSKLKSALNGFPARAEFRNHEDRVIESLIRPLFYKNKVKGAVLIMEDVTEIRRNQELLEITNEIIMNVPIVMAVFLPRFRIIGINPFTQRLLGLSTNYINASRWDEFIAEPDSRAEIKKFLWDIINNKKTKATRNIHIKAADGETKIIAFEFSIYFDEEGKIEYMLAIGKDYTDMVKMKYALNESEEKYRFIVENALDGVFMTDRNGVIKYVNKAVAEIFEYDSEKDFIGRNYLDFVAPSFKKFVKRKLMDEFDSISERFQFDFLGLCKAGGMKWINLKAKKITIKGEEVVFGILCDISKSKILLEQKQRIRILDTMSRLVSGIAHDFNNSLMGIMGYASHLMHTMASTAPERKIVGAILRSSQRAADTVAQLLSFSKSIRRELKPVNLNELVESSLENFAGMIPDNIKVVKEYTEDDIMIMGDEVGLHNCLLNFLVNAKDAMPDGGVITVKTAIEDVSDELLETNIEARAGTFATVTISDTGIGMDEETMEHIFEPFFTTKKERGTGLGLAATYGIIKAHHGFITVDSKPKKGTTFTIYLPLSTVTEKPELVLEVETAKHKGKEESNVLVLEDDDVLCELFALSLAEEGRKVSVAKTVEEAEKLFEQMKEGIKLIISDISIGEGESPIDWLSSIKKKYPHIKIICTSGMIDLPPSYKKCSDAFLKKPFTTKKLIEVIESVL, from the coding sequence ATGCGAATTTTTATAGAAAATTTCATCAAACTGTTGCCTCTTATGTTGCCTGTATTCTTTATTTTACGCTTAAAGCGTTTTAAAAGGCTACCAATCATATTTTCCGACAAAGCAGGCAAGATTCCTGTTAAAAGTTTTCAGGAGCTGATTTTACAGAACATCGATGACGGCGTGGTATTAATAGATAGAAATTACAGAATATTAACTTACAACAAAGCCTTTCAGAATATCGTTGGTTCCGACGAAGACCATAAAGGGAAGAATCTCATTGATTTGCTTTTGCCGCGTGACAAGGTACTTTTTGATAGCAAGTTAAAGTCCGCCTTAAATGGTTTCCCCGCAAGAGCGGAGTTCAGAAATCATGAGGACAGAGTGATAGAATCGCTTATTAGGCCACTTTTCTACAAGAACAAAGTTAAGGGCGCTGTTCTTATAATGGAGGATGTTACTGAGATTCGGAGGAATCAGGAACTGCTCGAAATAACCAACGAAATAATAATGAATGTTCCAATAGTTATGGCGGTTTTTCTTCCTAGATTCCGCATTATAGGAATAAATCCATTTACGCAAAGGCTTTTAGGGCTTAGCACAAATTATATTAATGCAAGCAGATGGGATGAGTTCATTGCCGAACCCGATTCGAGGGCTGAAATAAAGAAATTCCTGTGGGACATAATAAACAATAAGAAAACCAAAGCCACCAGAAACATTCATATAAAGGCTGCTGACGGTGAGACCAAAATTATTGCCTTTGAGTTCTCAATTTATTTCGATGAGGAGGGAAAAATAGAGTATATGCTTGCTATTGGTAAGGATTACACCGACATGGTGAAAATGAAATACGCTCTTAATGAGAGTGAGGAGAAATATAGATTCATAGTTGAGAATGCGCTTGATGGCGTGTTTATGACGGATAGGAATGGAGTAATAAAGTATGTTAACAAGGCGGTGGCCGAGATTTTTGAGTATGATAGCGAAAAGGATTTTATCGGCAGAAATTATCTCGATTTCGTTGCACCATCCTTCAAGAAATTCGTTAAAAGGAAACTTATGGACGAGTTCGATAGCATAAGCGAGAGATTCCAGTTCGATTTCCTCGGGCTTTGCAAAGCTGGCGGTATGAAATGGATAAATCTTAAAGCCAAAAAGATCACTATAAAAGGGGAGGAGGTTGTATTCGGAATATTGTGCGATATCAGCAAAAGTAAGATTCTTCTCGAGCAAAAGCAAAGAATAAGGATACTCGATACGATGAGCAGACTTGTTAGCGGCATAGCTCACGATTTCAACAATTCGCTAATGGGGATTATGGGCTATGCATCTCATCTAATGCACACCATGGCTTCGACCGCTCCGGAGCGCAAGATAGTTGGTGCTATACTGAGGAGCAGCCAAAGGGCAGCAGACACGGTAGCGCAATTACTATCGTTTTCAAAAAGCATAAGGCGTGAGCTCAAACCAGTAAATCTTAACGAACTCGTGGAAAGCTCGCTTGAGAACTTCGCTGGAATGATTCCAGATAACATCAAGGTCGTAAAGGAGTACACTGAGGACGACATAATGATTATGGGTGATGAGGTGGGCCTTCATAATTGTCTTCTTAACTTCCTTGTTAATGCGAAGGATGCAATGCCAGACGGGGGTGTAATAACTGTAAAAACTGCTATTGAGGATGTGAGCGATGAACTACTTGAAACAAATATAGAGGCGAGAGCCGGGACATTTGCTACGGTAACTATAAGCGATACCGGCATAGGGATGGACGAGGAGACCATGGAGCACATTTTTGAGCCTTTTTTCACAACGAAGAAAGAACGGGGAACGGGGCTTGGACTTGCTGCCACATACGGAATAATAAAAGCTCATCATGGTTTCATAACTGTCGACAGCAAACCCAAAAAAGGAACCACATTCACGATTTATCTACCTTTAAGTACTGTAACTGAAAAACCAGAATTAGTCCTTGAAGTGGAAACCGCAAAGCATAAGGGCAAGGAGGAAAGCAATGTTCTTGTTCTCGAGGATGACGATGTTTTGTGTGAGCTTTTCGCGTTGTCTCTCGCCGAGGAGGGCCGGAAAGTCAGCGTGGCAAAAACTGTGGAGGAAGCCGAAAAGCTTTTCGAACAAATGAAAGAGGGCATAAAGCTTATAATATCCGACATAAGCATTGGCGAGGGAGAATCGCCTATAGATTGGTTGTCATCCATAAAGAAAAAGTACCCTCACATAAAAATAATATGCACGAGTGGGATGATAGACCTTCCTCCTTCCTACAAGAAATGCAGTGATGCTTTCCTAAAAAAACCTTTCACGACCAAGAAGCTCATCGAAGTCATCGAAAGCGTGCTTTAG